The Suricata suricatta isolate VVHF042 chromosome 4, meerkat_22Aug2017_6uvM2_HiC, whole genome shotgun sequence genome includes a region encoding these proteins:
- the ARL11 gene encoding ADP-ribosylation factor-like protein 11 produces the protein MGSVNSRDHKAEAQVVMIGLDSAGKTTLLYKLKGHQTVETLPTVGFNVEPLEAPGHMSLTLWDVGGQTQLRASWKDHLEGTDVLVYVLDSTDEARLPEAAAELMEVLDDPHMASVPFLVLANKQEAPTALPLLEIRERLGLERFQDRSWELRACSALTGAGLPEALQSLRSLLKSRGRCAST, from the coding sequence ATGGGGTCTGTGAATTCCCGAGATCACAAGGCAGAGGCCCAGGTGGTGATGATAGGCCTCGATTCAGCCGGAAAGACCACGCTCCTGTACAAACTGAAGGGCCACCAGACAGTGGAGACCCTACCCACAGTTGGTTTCAACGTGGAGCCTCTCGAAGCACCGGGGCACATGTCCCTGACTTTGTGGGATGTTGGGGGGCAGACCCAGCTCCGGGCCAGCTGGAAGGACCACCTGGAAGGCACGGATGTCCTCGTGTATGTGCTGGATAGCACGGATGAAGCCCGCTTGCCCGAGGCAGCGGCTGAGCTCATGGAAGTCCTGGACGACCCACACATGGCCAGCGTCCCTTTCTTGGTGCTGGCCAACAAGCAGGAGGCGCCGACTGCCCTGCCGCTGCTGGAGATCCGAGAGAGGCTGGGCCTGGAGAGGTTCCAGGACCGCAGCTGGGAGCTCCGGGCCTGCAGCGCCCTCACCGGCGCAGGGCTGCCCGAGGCCCTACAGAGCCTGAGGAGCCTCCTGAAGTCCCGTGGCCGCTGTGCGTCCACGTGa